The Acaryochloris thomasi RCC1774 genome contains a region encoding:
- a CDS encoding DUF58 domain-containing protein produces MKAHKVRPIPTGRFYLLLLLGLLIPLVMALMPSLPLWVSWVLVFLYDVLVVAIATLDHRRTARWQIQIERSCDPRLSIGRENPIHLKITVGSGPKNSPKSQLQIRDLYPQDFRADQETLTVPIGTHTLTELTYHVFPPRRGAYKWTGIALRQDSPWGLLCRSWRLPVHTDVDVYPDLIGLRLLSVRLSLEASGSLRRRRHALGGTEFSELRDYNVGDDLRLLDWKATARRGRPLVRLLEPERDQPLIILLDRGRLMTAQVAGLQRFDWALNATLSLALAGLRRGDRVGVCVFDNDIHTWVGPQPGQSHLSHILGQVYNLEPVMTESDYVAVVSRVLNQYTRRALVVLLTDIVDDIASSELLAAMARLSPRFLPFCVALRDPQVDALAQQPLATTDQRLADQVQGLYTQSVALDLMQQRRVAFARLKQQGVMVLDAPANTISERLVDSYLLLKARNRL; encoded by the coding sequence ATGAAAGCGCATAAAGTGCGTCCGATCCCGACTGGACGGTTCTATCTGCTTTTGCTGTTGGGGTTGCTGATTCCGCTGGTGATGGCGCTGATGCCGAGTTTGCCGCTGTGGGTGTCTTGGGTTTTGGTGTTTTTGTATGATGTTTTGGTGGTTGCGATCGCAACCCTAGATCACCGCCGCACGGCTCGCTGGCAGATCCAGATTGAGCGTAGCTGTGACCCCCGCCTTTCCATTGGTCGCGAGAATCCCATTCACCTCAAAATCACAGTGGGCAGCGGACCCAAAAACAGCCCCAAAAGCCAGCTCCAAATCCGCGACCTGTATCCGCAAGACTTTCGAGCCGATCAGGAAACCCTCACCGTTCCGATCGGAACACATACCCTGACCGAGCTGACCTATCACGTCTTCCCCCCCCGGAGAGGAGCCTACAAATGGACAGGCATCGCCCTGCGACAGGATAGCCCTTGGGGGCTTCTCTGTCGTTCTTGGCGACTTCCCGTGCATACAGACGTTGACGTTTATCCTGATCTAATTGGCCTCCGGCTGCTGTCGGTGCGCCTTAGCCTTGAAGCGAGCGGAAGCCTACGACGGCGGCGTCATGCTCTAGGGGGTACAGAATTCTCAGAGCTGCGAGACTATAACGTCGGTGACGACCTTAGACTGCTGGACTGGAAAGCTACTGCCCGTCGAGGTCGTCCCCTTGTGCGCCTGCTGGAGCCAGAGCGAGATCAGCCCCTGATTATTTTGCTCGATAGAGGTCGATTAATGACGGCTCAGGTCGCGGGCCTTCAACGATTTGATTGGGCGCTGAATGCCACTTTATCATTGGCCTTAGCGGGCTTGCGTCGAGGCGATCGCGTGGGCGTCTGCGTCTTCGACAACGACATCCACACCTGGGTTGGACCGCAGCCCGGTCAGTCTCATCTCTCTCATATTCTCGGACAGGTCTATAACCTAGAGCCGGTAATGACGGAATCAGACTATGTGGCCGTCGTCAGCCGCGTTCTCAATCAATACACACGGCGAGCCTTAGTGGTTTTACTGACCGATATCGTTGATGATATTGCCTCCTCTGAGCTGCTGGCAGCGATGGCTCGGCTGTCTCCCCGTTTTTTGCCTTTCTGCGTTGCCCTGCGCGATCCCCAAGTGGATGCTCTGGCGCAGCAGCCCTTAGCGACCACGGACCAGCGGCTTGCAGACCAGGTCCAGGGACTCTACACGCAGTCCGTTGCGCTTGATTTAATGCAGCAGCGGAGAGTGGCTTTCGCCAGACTTAAACAGCAGGGCGTCATGGTTTTAGATGCCCCAGCCAATACCATTAGCGAACGGCTGGTTGATAGCTATCTACTGCTTAAGGCCCGCAATCGTCTTTGA